Below is a genomic region from Rhododendron vialii isolate Sample 1 chromosome 5a, ASM3025357v1.
GCAACAAACTTTAAAGGTCTGTTTGATTGGCAGGAGAATGATAACGCGAGGAAAAGTCTAAAGGTCCTCTTTTCTCTTCAAAATAAGCATGAGGGATTATATTCCTTTACTTTACTTTCCCAAGAATACATCTTCGCATTTACTTTGTCTTCCTTTCTCATTCCCTTCCGcaagttccaaacacacacCAAGACTTTCCAGAAACAAGAGAAGTTCTTGATCTATGAAAATGCAAAAACGATCAGAGAAGGTTTCCTTACCGCTTTCTTCAGAGTTGCAAGCGCTGCCATGACACAAGCCGCAGAAACATTGGCAACTAGAGTCCCAAAAGGAACCCATTTCAACAGGCCCGATTTTCCTAAGCCACGTCCATTGAGTCGACGGGCTAAGAACCACCTGATCCACACACCGAAAGGTCCAACAAGGCATGCTAACCATAGCTGGGCTCCACTGCTACCACTGTGAAACTCTCTCTTTTCCAAAGCTCCGCTGATCCCCCATAACAAGCCCAGCGTCAATAGCAGCACCACCGTAACTGCAAACCGGCGCCAGAATTTGTCCATCTTCCAACTGCGTTCAGCGCTCAAAAGGCCATTTGAGGGGAGTACATGCTGAGTTTCCAGGAACCTTTGGAAGACCTGAGCTGTCCTGACCCCATAGCTTATGGAATAATCAGCTAGAATGAAGCCTGCAAACAAAAACTGAGAATTGCTCATCTTTTACTTAGCCAAATCAGCCATTATTGTTTTGGCTTGAAATGAAACAAGGCATGGAAATTACATTACTTCTAGGAGAATTGGATCAGATTTCTGTTCCTATGACCGTTGTCCACGTTAAATGGAAACAGTTGAACCCAGTTGATTACGCGAAAATAATTTCCCTACAGATTTTCcaggagagaaaagagaagtaCATGACCTCTCTTGTATGGGTTGGAAGAGAAAAGTGAAAACATTGTTTTGTCACATCCATGGTCTGGAATGATAAGAAATCAAATTATGTCAAATTAAGATCGGTTTTGCTAACCTCCGCCCACTAGGTAGAGGATAATATGCACATAATTCCAAATAAGTTCGGTTATCAATGCATATCTTACAGctattaatacactttcacaaatatcaatacacctTTCTTagatatcaatacactttttaccTATTATTCTACACCCTTTGGGCGGAGGTTATAATAATCCAATTAGTGATAAAGATTTTCTTCCTTCCGATTTTTTGGGGCAATCTGGATATTGTGGAAAAGACGCCATTTTTGTTtctcaactctttttttttttcagaaacaaaAGTTGCATGATGAGTAATCTTTCCCACCTAATGTGATATCAAAATAAAAGAGGGAATTCTATCCTCTCCTATCTTATCATCTCCCACTAACTGACTTAAATAGACTGCAATTAGAAGAAATCCTAGCCATACATTATGTTTATATAGAAGTTACCGTTTTCAATATTCATGCAAGGAGACCAgcatgataaaaaaagaagaagaagtaaatgaatagataaataaataaaaaaaaagaactctctctctctctctcaatggcaCAATACGTGTTACTCTGCCTAGTAGCTAGTGAAAATACATCTTGCATTACCTAATGGAAGCCCGAACACAGCGAAAGCCCATTTGCCTTGAACACTGAGGTTAAGCATGCTTTGATTCCAACCACTGAGAGTTGTAAGGCTTCCCAAGTAACCAGTTGTCAGTCCAATGGCTAGATATTCTGAAACTCTGGATATATCTCCTTTGAAAACGATGCCCAACCATCCCATCAAGAACGAGCCAACCTTCCAATGGAGGTAAGGATTTTGTTAGACAAATAAACAAATCTTAAAGTGATAGCAAATGATTGTGCTTCATAAATTTCCAGGAAGTATAGTTCTTATAGCCATCCATGCCCTActaaatatgattaaaaaaaaaaaaaaactttaaaatgtATCAAGATAAGATTGGGTCGCATTGCCTGAACATTCAATAAAATCAGCAGCACCCTTACAGCGATGGGGTTGCCAAAGCTCAAGAATGAGGATTAACTTGCATATGGAATAAACAAACAACATTCAGGAATGGAATCACCTTGACATTACGTAATGCAACTCTTAATTTGTGTAGTGCAGATAACAGGAAATAGTGGACACCTAAGCATTGCAACTAAAGTTCTTTGCAACTGCATTCCTTTTACAAAGCTGCATGTTTTCAGCCATGTTGCAAATGCAAATTTCGTGGGTATgacttatgagagagagagagagagagagagagagagagagagagagagagagagagagagagagagaccatatTAGAAGGAAGATCAAGGTACAGAACACTTCCGTTGCTTGTGAGACCAATCACTCCAGGGCCAAACAGTTTTTGCAGTATATACCTTGTTAAAACCTACAAAAAGATCGCAAAACAGGTTAGGGCATTGCATGTACGTAAAAATGCTACGTCAAGGACACAAGGGTGCTAGAAAGAATATCCATTAATTATTGGACAGGCAACTGATAGGAAAGTTCCCTTGAAGCTACCAACGTACCCTTGAAGCCACCAATGTTTCCTCCCATAAGTGAACAAAAATGAACAGGGAAAAACAGTTTGTAAACTAATTATTTTAAGCGCCACACTTGCTGCAACATACCAGGGGCTAATAGTAAAACATAAAATAACACCAATTTCGCCCCTTTTCCCCTGCTTAAGGACCTATTTGATTCCACTGCTTATGGCCTTATTGCTTACTGCATTTTGTAAGCAATAGTCCAAAAAACTTGTTCGGCGACTACcttcaaaatgagaaaataagCAACAAGCAGAATCCACAAACAACAAACAAGCAGCAATTGAATTGCCGAACatttttgctaattttggtattgtttgttGCTCATTTTTAAGCCATAGCCTATATGGAATACAAACCGGGCAGGCCATAAGTGTGTCAACCAAACATAAGGAGAACCTTTTCCATCCTACCTACCCCTTGACTCAATTTTCTAACCTCATACTAAACACTGCATTAGCCACATTAAACATGACCAAATCATAAAGACATGAGCCACATGCAAATTCATGCCCAAATGagcaaagaaaaagataaaaacttGTATATCAAAGATACAAAGTTGAAAAGACACCAATAGAGGAGAGTCAAAAGCCAGCCATGGCCAACTGATGAAGGAAAATAGTGAATAAGAACCAAGAGAGAGCAATATAAGAAAATGTAAGCAACGAACATTATGAATGTAAGTACTTGTTCAGAAGACCACATTACTTGTACTTAACTATGCAGCCAGgtagaagaaataaaaatgagGAAACAATAGCGCCGAACTTTACTTTGGAAACTATTGAACTTGAAATCAACCCACAAAGAAAAATTTACTATCCAAGAAAAAGGTAAAAAGTTACTAGACATGAAGCTTAACCAATAGGACTATTGGAGGAACacgcaaaaaacaaaataccatCCACGTCTATGTTTATTGTCATGAGTTAAAAGAATAGAGTAATATTAACTATTAACCCACTCAACTCCTTCACGGGTACCATTTACCCACTTACGAGAGGAAGGTATATACTGAACAGCAAAATGATATAAATCGATAGAAACGTCGTGAATAAAACTACAAGTGTCCCTGAATATATTTTGGCCAGTGAAAAAATAACTGCGCAAATTGCATAAACCACTGGTATTTTTGGCCCACAGTGAAAGCACTGAATACTTTGGTGAGATCGCTTGGCAACGATGCTAAAATAGTAAAACTTCCATACTATGCTAGCATATTGATCTTTAAAATGCAAAGGTTTAGCACATTACCCCAAGAATGCCGAAAAAAGCAAGATGCATAATGTGTAAACTGTAATCCATCAGCCATGGTACCTCTTTCTTGGTCTCCTGCGCATGGAATATGTACACCTAAACACTGGCATTTGGCCATGGAAGTAATATCTTCACAATAGCGTACAAAATTCTTCTTCTACAACTTTACATAAACCACTAGAAAGAACAGTTATAGATGAACTCACTTGTTTTTTGTCATCGCATTGAATGATAGCCTCAGTAGAAAGAGGAGATATAATCTCCCATGTTGATGGTGATACAGGGGAAGCAGTGGACAAATCATCCCCAGGAATAATGGGCAAATCAATACCACTTTCCATTACATCATGCGTATCATCATTTATTGAATTTATagcatttgaaaatttaaaagaatGCCTCCTCGAGGAAGAATCAGCACGATTAGTCTCAAGGTCCATGAACACTGCACCAGGGCTACTGGAACTTCATCCCCACTTGCAACTACTTCACAAACTACAACAGTCACGAATTACAATTGTGAAACTACGATCTTAATTCCATGAAACATATAAGCTAAAAACCACAATGGCGTATGTCTGATGCATGTGGACTCCACAATATAATGAGAATTGAGAAGCCCATGCGCATCGGACGGTTATGGACACATCTACATCCGAATCCATCCACATAAGCCTGTTTAGGTAGCATTGCCCCTTAATCATAAGCTATTGTCAACTTCTCCACTTGTAAAAGCTAACAAACGCGTAATCAGGGTACTTGATCCAACAATTGTGAAATTGCACATAGATAGTGGGTTCAATTATAAATTCTTGAGGGGGGAAAAACTAACAGAACACAACGGTTACAGACCAATCTACATCCGAATCGGTCCACATAAGTCCGTGTGGGAAGCATTGCTCTTAATCATAAGCTATTGTTAACCTCTCCACTTGCAAAACCAAAAACGTTACTAAACTGGAGCACTTGAGCCAACAGTTGTGTAATTGCACTTATACAGTGAGCTCAATTACAAattcttggaaaataaaaactaatagAACCCAAATAATCTAGCAACATATGGCCGTACAGCAACAGCCTGCCTACGGGATATAGAGAGCAGATATACTATCACCCCGGATAGTACATCAGAACTACTTATATTTGGTGTTTGAAGGGATATAATATCTCCAGATCGTATATTCGCTTGAAGTTGGATATAATAACACCGCCTCCCCCTACCCTTATTATACCCGCCTTCATATCCGACATCATAATTATGGAAAAATGCCAAATTTCCTTTTGTAATTCTATATCCACCCCGAAATAAACCAAAAGCATCTACATATCCTCTCTTCTATAAATTACTCAAACAAACAATCCACAACATATTCACCTAGTTTATATATCCGTTCTAttttccatctctctcctcaTATTATATCCATCCAAAACTAATCCGGTCTGGTCCGCAAATGGGGCGTAAGGATATTGGTTACTTATTTAAGTCTTCCACTAGTGATGCAACACAAGTAAAGGCAATCTTCGGtagtaaagaaaacaaaaaaagacattGAATAGTGAGACATCTGATTCTCATGCCATTTGATAAAAACCAAAAGACTCTGTTACAATTGGGTATGAGATTCTCAACGATCCACAACCTTTACATCAAAATACCTTTATAAAGTCTTCTAGGAgacttttcttctccttctttctccCCTTTTCAGACCCCACAACGTTCTTCGACACGTCCCTCGAGTTTTATTGATGTTATTCCTTCTTCAAAGCTAAACTTGACGTGCTCAAAACTTGATAGCCTCGAATGATTTGGACGAAAAACCTCGAACGCGGCTTCCCTTCGATTCTTGGGTCGCTCAATTTGGTTCGAGTTTGCACCTGTAGGTGgcggtttagggttttgtttggggATTTGAAAATGGGTTCGGTGCTCGATTGGGTCCTGAAAATGGGTTTTCGGTTTCGGCGTAATACGATGAATGGGATGAC
It encodes:
- the LOC131326747 gene encoding uncharacterized protein LOC131326747, which translates into the protein MDLETNRADSSSRRHSFKFSNAINSINDDTHDVMESGIDLPIIPGDDLSTASPVSPSTWEIISPLSTEAIIQCDDKKQETKKEVPWLMDYSLHIMHLAFFGILGVLTRYILQKLFGPGVIGLTSNGSVLYLDLPSNMVGSFLMGWLGIVFKGDISRVSEYLAIGLTTGYLGSLTTLSGWNQSMLNLSVQGKWAFAVFGLPLGFILADYSISYGVRTAQVFQRFLETQHVLPSNGLLSAERSWKMDKFWRRFAVTVVLLLTLGLLWGISGALEKREFHSGSSGAQLWLACLVGPFGVWIRWFLARRLNGRGLGKSGLLKWVPFGTLVANVSAACVMAALATLKKAVNTQTCNTVATGIQFGLLGCLSTVSTFIAEVHLLRESEHPWRGDAYALVTIVASFGLGTLIYSVPVWTQGYNH